A single Buteo buteo chromosome 17, bButBut1.hap1.1, whole genome shotgun sequence DNA region contains:
- the WNT1 gene encoding proto-oncogene Wnt-1, with amino-acid sequence MRTAALGLALRALWALALSSLSNTLAVNNSGRWWGIINVASSTNLLTDSKNVQLVLDPSLQLLSRKQRKLIRQNPGILHSVSSGLQTAIKECKWQFRNRRWNCPTSQGPNIFGKIVNRGCRETAFIFAITSAGVTHSVARSCSEGSIESCTCDYRRRGPGGPDWHWGGCSDNIDFGRLFGREFVDSSEKGRDLRFLMNLHNNEAGRMTVFSEMRQECKCHGMSGSCTVRTCWMRLPTFRAVGDVLKDRFDGASRVIYGNKGSNRASRVELHHLEPENPAHKPPSPHDLVYFEKSPNFCTYSGKTGTAGTAGRFCNSSSPGLDGCELLCCGRGYRTRTQRVTERCNCTFHWCCHVSCLNCTNTQVLHECL; translated from the exons ATGAGAACCGCCGCGCTGGGGCTGGCGCTCCGGGCGCTCTGGGCTCTggccctctcctccctctccaaCACGCTGGCGGTGAACAACAGCGGGAGGTGGTG GGGCATCATCAACGTGGCCTCGTCCACCAACCTGCTGACCGACTCCAAGAACGTGCAGCTGGTGCTGGaccccagcctgcagctgctgagCCGCAAGCAACGCAAACTGATCCGCCAGAACCCCGGCATCCTGCACAGCGTCAGCTCCGGCCTCCAGACCGCCATCAAGGAGTGCAAGTGGCAATTCCGCAACCGCCGCTGGAACTGCCCCACCTCCCAGGGTCCCAATATCTTCGGCAAAATCGTCAACCGGG GCTGCCGGGAGACGGCGTTCATCTTCGCCATCACCAGCGCCGGCGTGACGCATTCGGTGGCACGGTCCTGCTCGGAGGGCTCCATCGAGTCCTGCACCTGTGACTACCGGCGCCGCGGTCCCGGGGGGCCTGACTGGcactgggggggctgcagcgaCAACATCGACTTCGGGCGCCTCTTTGGGAGGGAGTTTGTGGACTCCAGCGAGAAGGGCCGCGACCTGCGCTTCCTCATGAACCTGCATAATAACGAGGCCGGGCGCATG ACGGTCTTCTCAGAGATGCGCCAGGAGTGCAAGTGCCACGGCATGTCGGGCTCCTGCACCGTCCGCACGTGCTGGATGCGGCTGCCCACTTTCCGCGCCGTGGGTGACGTCCTGAAGGATCGCTTCGACGGCGCTTCCCGCGTCATCTACGGCAACAAGGGCAGCAACCGGGCGTCGCGGGTCGAGCTGCATCACCTGGAGCCCGAGAACCCGGCTCACAAACCCCCCTCGCCCCATGACCTCGTCTACTTTGAAAAGTCACCCAATTTCTGCACCTACAGCGGGAAGACGGGAACGGCGGGCACAGCCGGGCGCTTCTGCAACAGCTCCTCACCGGGGCTGGATGGGTGCGAGCTGCTGTGCTGCGGGCGCGGGTACCGCACGCGCACCCAGCGCGTCACCGAGCGCTGCAACTGCACCTTCCACTGGTGCTGCCACGTCAGCTGCCTGAACTGCACCAACACCCAGGTGCTGCATGAGTGCCTGTGA
- the ARF3 gene encoding ADP-ribosylation factor 3 translates to MGNIFGNLLKSLIGKKEMRILMVGLDAAGKTTILYKLKLGEIVTTIPTIGFNVETVEYKNISFTVWDVGGQDKIRPLWRHYFQNTQGLIFVVDSNDRERVNEAREELMRMLAEDELRDAVLLVFANKQDLPNAMNAAEITDKLGLHSLRHRNWYIQATCATSGDGLYEGLDWLANQLKNKK, encoded by the exons ATGGGCAACATCTTTGGGAACCTGCTGAAGAGCCTGATCGGAAAGAAGGAGATGCGGATCCTGATGGTGGGGCTGGACGCCGCCGGGAAGACCACCATCCTCTACAAGCTGAAGCTGGGGGAGATCGTCACCACCATCCCCACCATAG GGTTCAACGTGGAGACGGTGGAGTACAAGAACATCAGCTTCACCGTGTGGGACGTGGGTGGGCAGGACAAGATCCGACCCCTCTGGCGGCATTACTTCCAAAACACCCAGG GGCTGATCTTCGTGGTGGACAGCAACGACCGGGAGCGGGTGAACGAGGCGCGGGAGGAGCTGATGCGGATGCTGGCAGAGGACGAGCTGCGGGACGCCGTCCTCCTCGTCTTCGCCAACAAGCAG GACCTGCCCAACGCCATGAACGCGGCGGAGATCACGGACAAGCTGGGGCTGCATTCCCTGCGCCACCGCAACTGGTACATCCAGGCCACCTGTGCCACCAGCGGGGACGGGCTCTACGAGGGCCTCGACTGGCTCGCCAACCAGCTCAAGAACAAGAAGTGA
- the FKBP11 gene encoding peptidyl-prolyl cis-trans isomerase FKBP11, with product MPPPAALLLLLLPVLLPPPPPFARAAESETESGARGLRLETLVPPPEGCTELSAPGDTVHIHYTGSLEDGRIIDTSLSRDPLQVELGKRQVIPGLEQSLLDMCVGEKRRAIIPPHLAYGKRGSPPTIPGDAVLRFEVELVGLSRASYWQKVVNEVLPLLCLGLVPALLGLIGYHLYRKASSPKLSKKKLKEEKRNKAKKK from the exons atgcctccccccgccgcgctgttgctgctgctgttaccggtgctgctgccgccgccgccgccgttcGCCCGCGCTGCCGAGAGCGAAACCGAAAGCGGTGCCCGGGGGCTACGGCTGGAGACGCTG GTGCCCCCCCCCGAGGGCTGCACGGAGCTGTCGGCGCCGGGGGACACGGTGCACATCCACTACACG GGCAGCCTGGAAGATGGCCGGATCATCGACACCTCACTGAGCCGGGACCCGCTCCAGGTGGAGCTGGGCAAGCGCCAAGTCATCCCCG GCCTGGAGCAGAGTTTGCTGGACATGTGTGTGGG GGAGAAGCGGAGAGCTATCATCCCCCCTCACCTGGCCTACGGCAAGCGGGGGTCCCCTCCCACCATCCCAG GCGATGCGGTGCTGCGGTTTGAGGTGGAGCTGGTCGGTTTGTCCCGGGCCAGTTACTGGCAGAAGGTGGTGAACGAGGTGCTGCCGCTGCtgtgcctggggctggtgccggCGCTGCTGGGGCTCATCGGGTACCACCTCTACCGCAAGGCCAGCAGCCCCAAGCTCTCCaaaaagaagctgaaggaggagaagaggaacaaagccaaaaagaaataa